One genomic window of Paramormyrops kingsleyae isolate MSU_618 chromosome 20, PKINGS_0.4, whole genome shotgun sequence includes the following:
- the LOC111848477 gene encoding uncharacterized protein, producing the protein MPQPGMNGMEPIFGEAYGNHRCLLTPYPLAGSPLGGRTDCDQNVVLMLGSPAAPRKRAFELLSDLVDDGFGEDLHHERWDISALDDITRYTKGSLEGELASSEVMLIGKWGSREESMEKQAGSGLGTRVRDEPDPTPEPSLSKSPASDRQESTLTLEGTAAEAVEEEEEGEEEDAQGQAVTEATPVEVFQQPEAAASLSPSALELRSEEHNYSLQADQGSGSSQGSDSETADTEDEEGEEEEEEEERTAEPGDQSSSGTECDGHAGERPAKRRCFWEYSHGRDLGSKRVGVRWPLSWSSSTLPSTLYRRDGTSGNGKKGRRKARKTDASDLTPNPQKLCSIGEQLQKLNVAIDGMGPVNDLPVVARARSRKEKNKLASRACRLKKKAQHEANKIKLWGLNQEYNNLLGALLRIKEVIRQRVESSDECGDVGMTKKLEDILKESAGPLVAGRTREFVERILECSAGGQVDKRPQAGTQSV; encoded by the exons ATGCCTCAG CCGGGCATGAACGGGATGGAACCGATATTTGGCGAGGCATATGGGAACCACCGGTGCCTCCTCACGCCGTACCCCTTAGCGGGGTCTCCGCTGGGGGGCAGGACCGACTGCGACCAG AATGTGGTCCTGATGCTGGGGTCCCCGGCAGCACCCCGCAAACGAGCCTTCGAGCTGCTGAGCGACCTGGTGGACGACGGCTTCGGTGAAGACCTGCACCACGAACGCTGGGACATTTCTGCGCTGGATGATATCACGCGCTACACCAAAGGCAGCCTGGAGGGGGAGCTGGCAAGCTCGGAGGTGATGCTGATCGGCAAGTGGGGCAGTAGGGAGGAATCCATGGAGAAGCAGGCGGGGTCCGGGTTGGGCACTCGGGTCCGGGATGAGCCTGATCCAACCCCAGAGCCCAGCCTCTCCAAGTCGCCCGCATCTGACAGGCAGGAGAGTACTTTGACACTAGAGGGTACAGCTGCAGAGGCagtggaggaagaggaagaagggGAAGAGGAAGATGCCCAGGGCCAGGCGGTTACTGAAGCCACTCCAGTGGAAGTGTTTCAGCAGCCAGAGGCCGCGGCCTCACTGTCTCCCAGTGCCCTGGAGCTCCGCAGTGAGGAGCACAACTACTCACTGCAGGCCGATCAGGGCTCCGGATCCAGCCAGGGCTCTGACAGCGAGACGGCAGACACTGaggatgaggaaggggaggaggaagaggaggaagaggaacgAACAGCAGAGCCTGGCGACCAGAGCTCCTCTGGAACGGAATGTG ACGGCCACGCGGGTGAGAGGCCGGCCAAGCGCAGGTGCTTCTGGGAGTACAGCCACGGGCGCGACTTGGGGAGCAAGAGGGTCGGGGTGAGGTGGCCGCTGTCCTGGAGCTCCAGCACCCTGCCCAGCACCTTGTACCGGAGAGACGGGACGTCCGGCAACG GCAAGAAAGGGCGCCGCAAGGCCCGTAAGACGGACGCCAGCGACCTGACCCCCAACCCGCAGAAGCTGTGCAGCATCGGCGAGCAGCTACAGAAGCTGAACGTGGCCATAGACGGCATGGGACCCGTCAATGATCTGCCCGTGGTGGCTCGAGCACGCTCCCGCAAGGAGAAGAACAAGCTAGCCTCCAG GGCTTGCCGCCTAAAGAAGAAAGCCCAGCACGAGGCCAACAAGATCAAGCTATGGGGACTGAACCAGGAGTACA ACAACCTGTTGGGGGCGCTGTTGAGGATCAAGGAGGTGATACGGCAGAGGGTGGAGAGCAGCGACGAGTGCGGCGACGTGGGCATGACGAAGAAGCTGGAGGACATTCTGAAGGAGTCTGCTG GTCCCCTGGTGGCCGGTCGGACCAGAGAGTTTGTGGAGAGGATTCTGGAGTGCAGCGCCGGAGGGCAGGTGGACAAGAGACCCCAGGCAGGGACTCAGTCTGTCTga
- the LOC111848404 gene encoding ectonucleoside triphosphate diphosphohydrolase 7-like isoform X1 — protein MARLSLSCRLPASWHFSLSLLSLGCLPRQRLFWPVLVTCLLLLLLGLYQTEHWKPAQQTGHVNKYFSFLEHMEATDVTNRALNYGIVVDCGSSGSRVFVYYWPPHNGNPHSLLDIRQMRDHDRTPVVKKIKPGISTLALMPDKASDYLQPLLSFAAARIPREKHRETPLYILCTAGMRLLPESQQVAILEDLARDVPTEFDFLFSSSQAEVISGKQEGVYAWIGINFVLGRFDHADEGEDAVVEVTTGVQNQEPISRRRTVGIIDMGGASLQIAYEVPTAITFSSPEQEETAKNLLAEFNLGCDKDHTQHVYRVYVTTFLGYGGNMARQRYEDDLVNSTLARNRLTNDQTGTGESTPYLDPCLPAGLSDTVQRNGQTVFLRGLGDWQRCQETVRPLLGQPNGTASLRGAYQAPVDHHNSEFYGFSEFYYCTEDVLRISGQYDSGRFSRAASDYCATKWSTLKQRLDSKLFSIQADLSRLKYQCFKSAWMFEVLHTGFRFPREYIGLRTAQLVYDKEVQWTLGAMLFKTRFLPLRDLQQESLRPSHTSWPRIAFVYNHYLFFACMLTVLLAILLYILRLRRIHQREQRQVEALDLLWVEEGEALVGV, from the exons ATGGCCAG GTTGAGTCTATCCTGCCGTCTTCCGGCCTCCTGGCATTTCAGCCTGTCACTCCTGTCCCTGGGGTGCCTGCCTCGACAGCGCCTCTTCTGGCCAGTGCTTGTGACatgcctgctgctgcttctcctGGGCCTGTACCAGACGGAGCACTGGAAGCCTGCTCAGCAAACAGGACACGTGAATAA GTATTTTTCCTTCCTGGAACACATGGAGGCGACTGACGTAACAAACCGCGCGCTGAACTACGGCATCGTGGTCGACTGCGGAAGCAGCGGCTCACGTGTCTTTGTCTACTACTGGCCCCCCCACAACGGCAACCCCCACTCGCTGCTGGACATACGACAGATGCGGGACCACGACCGCACCCCCGTGGTCAAGAAGATTAAGCCAG GCATATCCACCCTGGCGCTCATGCCTGACAAGGCCAGCGATTACCTGCAGCCCCTGCTCAGCTTCGCGGCAGCTCGCATCCCTAGGGAGAAGCACCGGGAGACCCCCCTCTACATCCTATGCACGGCTGGCATGAGGCTGCTGCCCGAGAG ccagcaggtggcgatATTGGAAGACCTGGCGAGAGACGTGCCCACAGAGTTCGACTTCCTGTTCTCCAGCTCACAGGCGGAAGTGATCTCTGGGAAACAGGAAG GAGTTTATGCATGGATTGGCATTAATTTCGTGCTTGGCCGCTTCGACCACGCCGACGAAG GGGAGGATGCTGTTGTCGAGGTTACTACTGGAGTGCAGAATCAGGAGCCAATCAGCCGCAGGCGTACGGTTGGCATCATCGACATGGGCGGAGCCTCGCTGCAAATAGCTTATGAAGTGCCCACTGCCATCACCTTCAGCTCACCCGAGCAG GAGGAGACAGCCAAGAACTTGCTGGCAGAGTTCAACCTGGGCTGCGACAAGGACCACACTCAGCACGTATACCGTGTCTACGTCACCACGTTCCTGGGCTACGGGGGCAACATGGCACGGCAGCGCTACGAGGATGACCTAGTCAACAGCACGCTGGCCAGgaacag GCTCACGAACGATCAGACGGGCACGGGTGAATCCACGCCCTACCTAGACCCCTGCCTGCCGGCGGGTCTCTCCGACACGGTGCAGCGGAACGGGCAAACGGTCTTCCTGCGGGGGCTGGGCGACTGGCAGCGGTGCCAGGAGACGGTGAGGCCGCTGCTCGGACAGCCGAACGGCACAGCCTCCCTGCGCGGTGCCTACCAGGCCCCCGTCGACCACCACAACAGCGAGTTCTACGGCTTCTCCGAATTCTACTACTGCACCGAGGACGTGCTGCGCATCAGCGGACAGTACGACAGCGGCCGCTTCTCCAGAGCTGCATCG GATTATTGCGCCACCAAGTGGTCGACGTTGAAGCAGCGGCTGGACAGCAAGCTTTTCTCCATACAAGCAGACCTTTCCAGACTAAA GTACCAGTGCTTTAAGTCGGCCTGGATGTTCGAGGTTCTGCACACGGGGTTCCGGTTTCCACGGGAGTACATAGGCCTGAGGACGGCACAGCTGGTCTATGACAAGGAAGTGCAGTGGACACTAGGGGCCATGCTGTTCAAAACGCGATTCCTGCCGCTCAG GGACCTCCAGCAGGAGTCGCTGCGGCCATCTCACACCAGCTGGCCACGCATCGCCTTCGTCTACAACCACTACCTGTTCTTCGCCTGCATGCTGACGGTGCTGCTGGCCATCCTGCTGTACATCCTGCGACTGCGGCGCATTCACCAGCGGGAGCAGCGGCAGGTGGAGGCCCTGGACCTGCTGTGGGTGGAGGAGGGCGAAGCCCTGGTGGGGGTCTAA
- the LOC111848404 gene encoding ectonucleoside triphosphate diphosphohydrolase 7-like isoform X2, which yields MARLSLSCRLPASWHFSLSLLSLGCLPRQRLFWPVLVTCLLLLLLGLYQTEHWKPAQQTGHVNKYFSFLEHMEATDVTNRALNYGIVVDCGSSGSRVFVYYWPPHNGNPHSLLDIRQMRDHDRTPVVKKIKPGISTLALMPDKASDYLQPLLSFAAARIPREKHRETPLYILCTAGMRLLPESQQVAILEDLARDVPTEFDFLFSSSQAEVISGKQEGEDAVVEVTTGVQNQEPISRRRTVGIIDMGGASLQIAYEVPTAITFSSPEQEETAKNLLAEFNLGCDKDHTQHVYRVYVTTFLGYGGNMARQRYEDDLVNSTLARNRLTNDQTGTGESTPYLDPCLPAGLSDTVQRNGQTVFLRGLGDWQRCQETVRPLLGQPNGTASLRGAYQAPVDHHNSEFYGFSEFYYCTEDVLRISGQYDSGRFSRAASDYCATKWSTLKQRLDSKLFSIQADLSRLKYQCFKSAWMFEVLHTGFRFPREYIGLRTAQLVYDKEVQWTLGAMLFKTRFLPLRDLQQESLRPSHTSWPRIAFVYNHYLFFACMLTVLLAILLYILRLRRIHQREQRQVEALDLLWVEEGEALVGV from the exons ATGGCCAG GTTGAGTCTATCCTGCCGTCTTCCGGCCTCCTGGCATTTCAGCCTGTCACTCCTGTCCCTGGGGTGCCTGCCTCGACAGCGCCTCTTCTGGCCAGTGCTTGTGACatgcctgctgctgcttctcctGGGCCTGTACCAGACGGAGCACTGGAAGCCTGCTCAGCAAACAGGACACGTGAATAA GTATTTTTCCTTCCTGGAACACATGGAGGCGACTGACGTAACAAACCGCGCGCTGAACTACGGCATCGTGGTCGACTGCGGAAGCAGCGGCTCACGTGTCTTTGTCTACTACTGGCCCCCCCACAACGGCAACCCCCACTCGCTGCTGGACATACGACAGATGCGGGACCACGACCGCACCCCCGTGGTCAAGAAGATTAAGCCAG GCATATCCACCCTGGCGCTCATGCCTGACAAGGCCAGCGATTACCTGCAGCCCCTGCTCAGCTTCGCGGCAGCTCGCATCCCTAGGGAGAAGCACCGGGAGACCCCCCTCTACATCCTATGCACGGCTGGCATGAGGCTGCTGCCCGAGAG ccagcaggtggcgatATTGGAAGACCTGGCGAGAGACGTGCCCACAGAGTTCGACTTCCTGTTCTCCAGCTCACAGGCGGAAGTGATCTCTGGGAAACAGGAAG GGGAGGATGCTGTTGTCGAGGTTACTACTGGAGTGCAGAATCAGGAGCCAATCAGCCGCAGGCGTACGGTTGGCATCATCGACATGGGCGGAGCCTCGCTGCAAATAGCTTATGAAGTGCCCACTGCCATCACCTTCAGCTCACCCGAGCAG GAGGAGACAGCCAAGAACTTGCTGGCAGAGTTCAACCTGGGCTGCGACAAGGACCACACTCAGCACGTATACCGTGTCTACGTCACCACGTTCCTGGGCTACGGGGGCAACATGGCACGGCAGCGCTACGAGGATGACCTAGTCAACAGCACGCTGGCCAGgaacag GCTCACGAACGATCAGACGGGCACGGGTGAATCCACGCCCTACCTAGACCCCTGCCTGCCGGCGGGTCTCTCCGACACGGTGCAGCGGAACGGGCAAACGGTCTTCCTGCGGGGGCTGGGCGACTGGCAGCGGTGCCAGGAGACGGTGAGGCCGCTGCTCGGACAGCCGAACGGCACAGCCTCCCTGCGCGGTGCCTACCAGGCCCCCGTCGACCACCACAACAGCGAGTTCTACGGCTTCTCCGAATTCTACTACTGCACCGAGGACGTGCTGCGCATCAGCGGACAGTACGACAGCGGCCGCTTCTCCAGAGCTGCATCG GATTATTGCGCCACCAAGTGGTCGACGTTGAAGCAGCGGCTGGACAGCAAGCTTTTCTCCATACAAGCAGACCTTTCCAGACTAAA GTACCAGTGCTTTAAGTCGGCCTGGATGTTCGAGGTTCTGCACACGGGGTTCCGGTTTCCACGGGAGTACATAGGCCTGAGGACGGCACAGCTGGTCTATGACAAGGAAGTGCAGTGGACACTAGGGGCCATGCTGTTCAAAACGCGATTCCTGCCGCTCAG GGACCTCCAGCAGGAGTCGCTGCGGCCATCTCACACCAGCTGGCCACGCATCGCCTTCGTCTACAACCACTACCTGTTCTTCGCCTGCATGCTGACGGTGCTGCTGGCCATCCTGCTGTACATCCTGCGACTGCGGCGCATTCACCAGCGGGAGCAGCGGCAGGTGGAGGCCCTGGACCTGCTGTGGGTGGAGGAGGGCGAAGCCCTGGTGGGGGTCTAA